One Gordonia zhaorongruii DNA segment encodes these proteins:
- the pgsA gene encoding CDP-diacylglycerol--glycerol-3-phosphate 3-phosphatidyltransferase translates to MTEPARRAIGDHSAAVPPVVNVANALTMFRILLVPVFVVALFVDDGESTLWRVVAFGIFVVAAVTDQIDGRIARERNLVTDFGKMADPIADKALIGAALLGLSVLDLLPWWVTAVILVREIGVTILRFWVIRHGVIPASRGGKLKTLLQSVAIGLFVLPFTGALLVVAWVFMAAAVVATVVTGADYVWQAIRLRREGRAAQAAARDAMARADEAQ, encoded by the coding sequence GTGACTGAACCCGCGCGCCGCGCCATCGGCGACCATTCGGCGGCAGTGCCGCCGGTGGTCAACGTGGCGAACGCCTTGACGATGTTCCGGATCCTGCTGGTTCCGGTGTTCGTGGTCGCGCTGTTCGTCGATGACGGCGAGTCCACGCTGTGGCGGGTGGTCGCATTCGGAATCTTCGTGGTCGCAGCGGTCACGGACCAGATCGACGGACGCATCGCGCGCGAGCGGAATCTGGTCACGGACTTCGGGAAGATGGCCGATCCGATCGCCGACAAGGCGCTGATCGGTGCGGCCCTGCTCGGCCTGTCGGTGCTCGATCTGCTGCCGTGGTGGGTCACCGCGGTGATTCTCGTACGGGAGATCGGAGTGACGATCCTCCGCTTCTGGGTCATTCGGCACGGGGTGATCCCCGCGAGCCGCGGCGGTAAGCTCAAGACGTTGCTGCAGTCGGTGGCGATAGGGTTGTTCGTGCTGCCGTTCACGGGAGCGCTGCTGGTGGTCGCATGGGTGTTCATGGCGGCTGCTGTCGTCGCGACGGTGGTCACCGGAGCGGACTACGTGTGGCAGGCGATCCGCCTGCGACGCGAGGGTCGCGCCGCGCAGGCGGCGGCTCGGGACGCGATGGCCCGTGCAGACGAGGCGCAGTGA
- a CDS encoding helix-turn-helix domain-containing protein translates to MTLLLREAIGDQLRRVRTDQGRTLREVSTHARVSLGYLSEVERGQKEASSELLASICVALDVEISDVLLNVAGAMSPVDAVVEVIATQGEVPAELAAA, encoded by the coding sequence GTGACATTGCTGTTGCGCGAGGCGATCGGCGACCAGCTGCGGCGGGTTCGCACGGACCAGGGCCGCACGCTGCGCGAGGTGTCGACGCATGCGCGCGTCAGCCTCGGATACCTCTCCGAGGTGGAGCGCGGTCAGAAAGAGGCGTCCAGCGAGTTGCTCGCCTCCATCTGCGTTGCGCTCGACGTCGAGATCAGCGATGTACTCCTCAATGTTGCGGGCGCGATGTCCCCGGTGGATGCGGTCGTCGAAGTGATCGCAACCCAGGGCGAGGTTCCCGCAGAACTGGCAGCTGCCTGA
- the pspA gene encoding phage shock protein PspA → MANPFVKAWRYMMALGNQKIDENADPKVQIQQAIEDAQRQHQALSQQAAAVIGNQRQLEMRLNRQLEEIEKLQGNTRQALQLADQASAAGDAAKTTEYTNAAEAFAAQLVTAEQNVEDLKVLHDQSLTAAAQAKQAVERNAMTLQQKLAERSKLLSQLEQAKMQEQVSNSLNSMSELSAPGNTPNLDQVRDKIERRYANALGSAELAKGSVQGRMAEVEAAGVQMAGHSRLEQIRASMNGGSLTAGQQQPAAGQVGQGQAAPGQAAPGQAAPTAKPEQN, encoded by the coding sequence ATGGCGAATCCTTTCGTGAAGGCTTGGCGCTACATGATGGCCCTGGGTAATCAGAAGATCGACGAGAACGCCGATCCCAAGGTGCAGATCCAGCAGGCGATCGAGGATGCTCAGCGTCAGCATCAGGCCTTGTCGCAGCAGGCTGCCGCAGTCATCGGAAACCAGCGCCAGCTGGAGATGCGGCTCAATCGCCAGCTCGAGGAGATCGAGAAGCTGCAGGGAAACACCCGGCAGGCTCTCCAACTCGCCGATCAGGCCTCCGCAGCCGGCGACGCGGCGAAGACCACCGAGTACACCAACGCAGCTGAGGCGTTCGCCGCCCAGTTGGTGACGGCCGAGCAGAACGTCGAGGACCTCAAGGTTCTGCATGACCAGTCGCTCACCGCCGCAGCGCAGGCCAAGCAGGCCGTCGAACGCAACGCGATGACCCTCCAGCAGAAGCTGGCCGAGCGGTCCAAGCTGCTGAGCCAGCTCGAGCAGGCGAAGATGCAGGAGCAGGTCAGCAATTCGCTCAACAGCATGAGCGAGTTGTCGGCTCCTGGAAACACACCCAATCTCGACCAGGTGCGCGACAAGATCGAGCGCCGGTACGCCAACGCGCTGGGTTCGGCCGAACTGGCCAAGGGATCCGTCCAGGGGCGGATGGCCGAGGTCGAGGCCGCCGGCGTGCAGATGGCGGGTCACAGTCGGCTGGAGCAGATTCGCGCCAGCATGAACGGTGGATCGCTGACCGCGGGGCAGCAGCAGCCGGCCGCGGGACAGGTCGGCCAGGGTCAGGCGGCACCGGGTCAGGCAGCACCGGGCCAGGCAGCGCCGACTGCGAAGCCGGAGCAGAACTGA
- a CDS encoding glycosyltransferase, whose product MAGSDAGHAFPALALGKLFARAGDEVLVYTGSDWIGEGPRCGVRVLPLPGLAALPGEDDDDAGAKLNARAARMAVMLAPALATEGVELVFSDVITRAGGWAAELAGVPWIEVSPHPLYEQSAGLPPIGSGLAVGTGVRGRLRDAGLRILCAKSASDGVRATARARGGLRLPPVPAPAARFVATLPGLEVHRPDWPPRTHLIGPLLHEPTDAVFDRPPGDGPLVVVAPSTARIGEAELGAVALEALNDLDGRRGLRTVYSALSALADGVTTPGRFVAGTARQDEVLADAAVAVCGAGHGMLVKALGAGVPVVTVPGGGDQWELAKRVKRSGCGLIVRPAEPKALAAAIERILDDPSFAANAQAVAATASSTVDPVRVARRVLEDE is encoded by the coding sequence GTGGCCGGCTCGGATGCCGGTCACGCTTTTCCTGCGCTCGCGCTGGGCAAGTTGTTCGCCCGAGCGGGCGACGAGGTCCTCGTCTACACGGGCAGCGACTGGATCGGCGAAGGCCCCCGGTGCGGGGTTCGGGTGCTCCCGCTCCCGGGCCTGGCTGCGCTGCCGGGCGAGGACGACGATGACGCCGGAGCCAAGCTGAACGCTCGGGCGGCGCGGATGGCGGTGATGCTCGCGCCGGCCCTCGCCACGGAGGGCGTCGAACTGGTCTTCAGTGATGTGATCACGCGGGCAGGAGGCTGGGCGGCAGAGCTCGCAGGCGTTCCGTGGATCGAGGTGTCGCCGCACCCGCTGTACGAGCAGTCGGCCGGTCTTCCGCCGATCGGTTCGGGACTCGCTGTGGGAACGGGTGTCCGGGGCCGTCTGCGCGACGCCGGGTTGCGGATTCTCTGCGCGAAGTCGGCGTCGGATGGGGTCCGTGCCACCGCTCGTGCGCGTGGCGGTCTGCGCCTGCCTCCGGTACCGGCGCCCGCCGCCCGGTTCGTCGCCACCCTGCCCGGCCTGGAAGTGCACCGGCCGGACTGGCCGCCCCGCACTCACCTGATCGGCCCGTTGCTGCACGAGCCGACCGACGCGGTCTTCGACCGCCCGCCGGGCGACGGTCCGCTGGTCGTCGTGGCGCCGTCAACCGCGCGGATCGGTGAGGCGGAACTGGGCGCGGTCGCGCTGGAGGCACTGAACGATCTGGACGGACGGCGAGGGTTGCGCACGGTCTACTCCGCGCTCTCGGCGCTGGCCGACGGCGTCACCACGCCGGGCCGGTTCGTGGCCGGCACCGCCCGTCAGGACGAGGTGCTGGCCGATGCCGCCGTCGCGGTGTGCGGGGCCGGGCACGGGATGCTCGTCAAGGCTCTCGGGGCCGGAGTGCCCGTGGTGACCGTTCCGGGTGGCGGTGATCAATGGGAACTGGCCAAGCGGGTGAAGAGGTCCGGGTGCGGGCTGATCGTCCGGCCCGCGGAGCCGAAGGCCCTCGCTGCGGCGATCGAGCGGATACTCGACGATCCGTCTTTCGCCGCGAATGCGCAGGCGGTGGCCGCAACTGCGTCGTCCACGGTGGACCCGGTGCGAGTGGCCCGTCGTGTGCTGGAGGATGAGTGA
- a CDS encoding DUF3046 domain-containing protein, whose product MRLTEFHELIELEFGRLRAEAMLVDHVLIELDGRTGAQAVADGVDPKFVWRALCREFDVPHERR is encoded by the coding sequence ATGCGCTTGACCGAGTTTCACGAACTGATCGAGCTGGAGTTCGGTCGGCTGCGTGCCGAGGCGATGCTCGTCGACCACGTGCTGATCGAACTGGATGGACGCACGGGCGCACAGGCCGTGGCGGACGGGGTGGATCCGAAGTTCGTGTGGCGCGCCCTGTGCAGGGAGTTCGACGTCCCGCACGAACGCCGGTGA
- the recA gene encoding recombinase RecA gives MAPVTDRQKALDLALAQIDKNFGKGSVMRLGEDTRPPMEVIPTGSVALDIALGIGGLPRGRVVEVYGPESSGKTTVALHAVANAQAQGGIAAFIDAEHALDPDYAAKLGVDVDALLVSQPDTGEQALEIADMLIRSGALDILVVDSVAALVPKAEIEGEMGDSHVGLQARLMSQALRKMTSGLNNSNTTAVFINQLREKIGVMFGSPETTTGGKALKFYSSVRLDVRRIETLKDGTDAVGNRTRVKVVKNKVAPPFKQAEFDILYGHGISREGSLIDLGVAEGFVRKSGSWFTYEGDQLGQGKENARKFLIENPDIANEIERKIKEKLGIGRPAEADADVAAPEPVDF, from the coding sequence ATGGCACCCGTCACCGATCGACAGAAGGCACTCGATCTCGCACTCGCGCAGATCGACAAGAACTTCGGCAAGGGCTCGGTCATGCGACTGGGCGAGGACACCAGGCCTCCGATGGAGGTCATCCCCACCGGCTCGGTGGCACTCGACATCGCGCTGGGCATCGGCGGGTTGCCTCGCGGCCGTGTGGTCGAGGTGTACGGACCTGAGTCGTCGGGTAAGACGACGGTGGCCCTGCACGCCGTGGCGAACGCTCAGGCACAGGGTGGTATCGCGGCGTTCATCGACGCCGAGCACGCACTGGATCCCGACTACGCGGCGAAGCTCGGCGTCGACGTCGATGCGCTTCTGGTGTCGCAGCCCGACACCGGTGAGCAGGCGCTGGAGATCGCCGACATGCTCATCCGTTCGGGTGCCCTCGACATCCTGGTCGTCGACTCGGTCGCCGCACTCGTGCCGAAGGCCGAGATCGAAGGCGAGATGGGCGACAGTCACGTCGGTCTTCAGGCTCGGCTCATGAGCCAGGCGCTGCGCAAGATGACATCGGGTCTGAACAACTCCAACACCACGGCCGTGTTCATCAACCAGCTACGCGAGAAGATCGGCGTCATGTTCGGATCGCCGGAGACGACGACCGGCGGTAAGGCGCTCAAGTTCTACTCGTCGGTGCGGTTGGATGTGCGCCGCATCGAGACTCTGAAGGACGGCACCGATGCGGTCGGCAACCGCACTCGCGTCAAGGTCGTCAAGAACAAGGTCGCGCCGCCGTTCAAGCAGGCCGAGTTCGATATTCTGTACGGCCACGGCATCAGCCGCGAGGGGTCGCTGATCGACCTCGGTGTTGCCGAGGGCTTCGTCCGGAAGTCGGGGTCGTGGTTCACGTACGAGGGCGACCAATTGGGCCAGGGCAAGGAGAACGCCCGCAAGTTCCTGATCGAGAACCCGGACATCGCGAACGAGATCGAGCGCAAGATCAAGGAGAAGCTCGGCATCGGTCGTCCTGCAGAGGCCGACGCGGACGTCGCCGCTCCGGAACCCGTCGACTTCTGA
- a CDS encoding regulatory protein RecX yields the protein MVDRESTGSGPSAWDAALRLLGVRARSRQEMNDRLCSRGFEPEEVESVMARLDESKLLDDEEFAHEWVRARHAGSARGRLALKRELRTKGIADDIAARALETIDPDAEREIARALAEKKLTFTAADLEDASVRTKAYRRLSGALGRRGYPPDVVTSIVKEVIASRRE from the coding sequence ATGGTGGACAGAGAATCCACCGGCTCGGGCCCGTCCGCCTGGGACGCCGCACTGCGGCTCCTGGGAGTGCGGGCCCGTAGTCGTCAGGAGATGAACGACCGCCTCTGCTCACGTGGCTTCGAGCCGGAAGAGGTGGAGTCGGTGATGGCGCGCCTCGACGAGTCGAAGCTCCTCGACGACGAGGAGTTCGCACACGAATGGGTACGAGCCCGGCATGCCGGCTCCGCACGCGGCCGGCTCGCACTCAAGCGAGAACTGCGTACCAAGGGGATCGCGGACGACATCGCGGCTCGGGCGTTGGAGACCATCGATCCCGACGCCGAGCGGGAGATCGCGCGGGCACTCGCCGAGAAGAAGCTGACCTTCACCGCGGCCGATCTCGAGGACGCCTCGGTACGCACGAAGGCCTACCGGCGGTTGTCGGGCGCGCTGGGCAGACGAGGCTACCCGCCGGATGTGGTCACCTCGATCGTCAAAGAGGTGATCGCGTCCCGGCGGGAGTAG
- a CDS encoding amino acid ABC transporter permease, translating into MTQQSTVLYDAPGPRARAINRITAGVFVVVIVALLVYVIMTLHTNGQLTGEKWSPFTEGGTWTTWILPGLLGTLKAAALSIVLALVLGAVLGVGRLSQHRWMRALSGFFVEVFRAIPVLILIYFAYYFFAAYAIVPSSQLAFTAVVFGLTLYNGSVIAEILRAGILSLPNGQSEAAKSIGMRKSQMMRLILLPQAVTAMLPALVSQMVIALKDSALGYAIGYIEVVRSGIKSASYFGNYLPSLVVIAIIMIVLNFALTSLAHRLERRFRQGKRKAPGTQAPADPPAEIGAGAR; encoded by the coding sequence ATGACCCAGCAGTCCACCGTTCTGTACGACGCACCTGGCCCCCGTGCCCGAGCCATCAACCGGATCACGGCCGGGGTCTTCGTCGTCGTCATCGTCGCGCTCCTGGTCTACGTGATCATGACCCTGCACACCAACGGGCAGCTGACCGGCGAGAAGTGGAGCCCGTTCACCGAGGGCGGCACGTGGACCACATGGATCCTCCCCGGCCTTCTGGGCACGCTGAAAGCTGCTGCACTGTCGATCGTGCTGGCGTTGGTCCTCGGTGCGGTTCTCGGCGTCGGGAGGCTGTCGCAGCACCGGTGGATGCGGGCTCTGTCCGGATTCTTCGTCGAGGTCTTCCGCGCCATCCCGGTGCTGATCCTCATCTACTTCGCGTACTACTTCTTCGCCGCTTACGCGATCGTTCCATCGTCGCAGTTGGCGTTCACCGCGGTCGTTTTCGGTCTCACTCTCTACAACGGCTCGGTGATCGCGGAGATCCTGCGCGCAGGGATCCTGTCCCTGCCCAACGGGCAGAGCGAGGCAGCGAAATCGATCGGCATGCGCAAGTCGCAGATGATGCGGCTGATCCTGCTACCCCAGGCGGTCACCGCGATGCTCCCGGCTCTGGTCTCGCAGATGGTGATCGCACTGAAGGACAGCGCGCTCGGCTATGCGATCGGTTACATCGAGGTGGTCCGTTCCGGCATCAAGTCGGCGTCGTACTTCGGCAACTACCTGCCGTCCCTGGTGGTGATCGCGATCATCATGATCGTCCTCAACTTCGCGCTCACGTCGTTGGCGCACCGCCTGGAGCGTCGCTTCCGGCAGGGCAAGCGCAAGGCCCCGGGAACTCAGGCCCCGGCCGATCCGCCCGCCGAGATCGGAGCGGGGGCCCGCTGA
- a CDS encoding amino acid ABC transporter permease, producing MSTLWESMGPALWPAFWITIKLTVISAVGALIWGTVLAAMKVSPVPVMRGFATVYVNIVRNTPLTLIILFCSIGLYQNLGLALAPENDTFIESNNFRLAVLGFILYTATFVAETLRSGINTVPLGQAEAARSIGMSFPQVLGLVVLPQAMRSVIAPMGSVLIALTKNTTIASVIGVAEASLLMKTELENNADQILAIFAIIAVGFMIITLTEGAVFGWAAKRWAIKR from the coding sequence ATGTCCACTCTCTGGGAGAGCATGGGGCCTGCGTTGTGGCCTGCTTTCTGGATCACCATCAAGCTCACCGTCATCTCGGCGGTCGGAGCACTGATCTGGGGGACCGTTCTGGCGGCGATGAAGGTGTCGCCGGTGCCGGTGATGCGGGGTTTCGCGACCGTCTACGTCAACATCGTTCGCAACACTCCCCTGACCCTGATCATCCTGTTCTGCTCGATCGGGCTGTACCAGAACCTCGGTCTCGCCCTCGCCCCGGAGAACGACACGTTCATCGAGAGCAACAACTTCCGGCTCGCGGTCCTCGGCTTCATCCTGTACACGGCGACGTTCGTCGCAGAGACTCTCCGGTCGGGCATAAACACCGTCCCGCTCGGTCAGGCCGAGGCGGCACGATCGATCGGGATGTCGTTCCCGCAGGTCCTGGGACTCGTGGTGCTGCCGCAGGCCATGCGCTCGGTGATCGCACCGATGGGGTCGGTTCTGATCGCCCTCACCAAGAACACCACGATCGCCTCGGTCATCGGCGTAGCGGAAGCGTCCCTGCTGATGAAGACCGAGCTCGAGAACAATGCTGACCAGATCCTCGCGATCTTCGCGATAATCGCCGTCGGCTTCATGATCATCACGCTCACCGAAGGAGCAGTCTTCGGCTGGGCGGCCAAGCGATGGGCGATCAAGCGATGA
- a CDS encoding glutamate ABC transporter substrate-binding protein produces the protein MDGTHNRPHGIRRLPRTLTLLTLIGALLATALTACGSSDPRNLLNSIRSGKVILGTKFDQPGLGLQKPDGSVVGFDPSVSTFVVNRIADDMGVPHPEISWRETPSAQRETLINNGEVDMIAATYSINESRAEKVDFAGPYLVTYQGLLVRADDDSLTSLPDLNNGKKLCSVTGSTSAQNVKSQLSGVQLQEYDSYSSCVEALRRGKVDALSTDETILAGYSNWYPDEFKLVSMTYLKDACVSGKQKKAGAPFSTERYGIGMPKEYPDAQAAVNKALEAMLVAPNGARSPWESTLREYLGDKDVDRFFQRAAEPGSHYSLVPTVGDVDFLTAPAATCEGDA, from the coding sequence ATGGACGGCACGCACAACCGCCCGCACGGAATTCGCCGCCTTCCGCGCACTCTCACGCTCCTCACGCTGATCGGCGCGCTCCTGGCCACCGCGCTGACCGCGTGCGGCAGTTCGGACCCGCGCAATCTGCTCAACTCGATCCGTTCGGGCAAGGTGATCCTCGGCACCAAGTTCGATCAGCCCGGTCTCGGCCTGCAGAAGCCCGACGGATCGGTGGTCGGGTTCGACCCGTCCGTGTCGACGTTCGTGGTCAACCGCATCGCCGACGACATGGGCGTGCCGCATCCGGAGATCAGCTGGCGGGAGACTCCCTCCGCACAACGCGAGACCCTCATCAACAACGGCGAGGTCGACATGATCGCCGCCACCTACTCGATCAACGAGTCCAGGGCCGAGAAGGTCGATTTCGCCGGACCGTACCTGGTGACCTATCAGGGACTGCTGGTCCGTGCCGACGACGACTCGCTGACTTCCCTCCCCGACCTCAACAACGGCAAGAAGCTGTGCTCGGTGACCGGCTCGACGTCCGCGCAGAACGTGAAATCTCAGCTGTCCGGCGTCCAGTTACAGGAGTACGACTCCTACTCGTCGTGCGTCGAGGCCCTCCGTCGCGGAAAGGTCGATGCGCTGTCCACCGACGAGACGATCCTGGCCGGCTACTCCAACTGGTATCCGGACGAGTTCAAGCTGGTGTCGATGACGTACCTCAAGGACGCGTGCGTGTCCGGTAAGCAGAAGAAGGCCGGCGCCCCGTTCTCCACCGAGCGTTACGGCATCGGCATGCCCAAGGAGTACCCGGACGCTCAGGCCGCCGTGAACAAGGCGCTCGAAGCGATGCTCGTCGCCCCGAACGGTGCCCGGTCCCCGTGGGAGAGCACCCTCCGCGAGTACCTCGGGGACAAGGACGTCGACCGGTTCTTCCAGCGCGCAGCCGAGCCGGGATCGCACTACTCCCTCGTGCCGACGGTCGGCGACGTCGACTTCCTGACCGCTCCGGCGGCGACGTGCGAAGGGGATGCCTGA
- a CDS encoding amino acid ABC transporter ATP-binding protein, with protein MVSMRNVQKHFGDLHVLKDIDIEIPQGQVVVVLGPSGSGKSTLCRTINRLEPIDSGEIRIGGEVLPAEGRDLARLRSDVGMVFQSFNLFAHKTIYENVTIGPIKVRGMSKAEAGERADELLDRVGVSAQKDKYPAQLSGGQQQRVAIARSLAMGPKVMLFDEPTSALDPEMVSEVLDVMVSLAKDGMTMVVVTHEMGFARKAADRIVFMSEGAIVEDSDPESFFTAPESERARDFLSKILGH; from the coding sequence ATGGTCTCGATGCGGAATGTGCAGAAGCACTTCGGCGACCTCCATGTGCTGAAGGACATCGACATCGAGATTCCCCAGGGTCAGGTGGTCGTCGTCCTCGGCCCATCGGGTTCCGGTAAGTCGACGTTGTGCCGCACGATCAACCGGCTCGAGCCGATCGACAGCGGCGAGATCCGCATCGGCGGCGAAGTACTGCCCGCCGAAGGCCGCGATCTCGCCCGTCTTCGTTCCGATGTCGGCATGGTGTTTCAGTCGTTCAACCTGTTCGCCCACAAGACGATCTACGAGAACGTCACGATCGGGCCGATCAAGGTACGGGGAATGTCGAAGGCGGAGGCGGGTGAGCGCGCCGACGAGTTACTCGACCGCGTGGGCGTCTCCGCGCAGAAGGACAAGTACCCGGCCCAGCTGTCGGGCGGTCAGCAACAGCGTGTGGCGATCGCCCGGTCTCTCGCGATGGGCCCCAAGGTCATGCTGTTCGACGAGCCGACGTCCGCCCTCGACCCCGAGATGGTCTCGGAGGTGCTCGACGTCATGGTGTCCCTGGCCAAGGACGGCATGACGATGGTCGTCGTCACCCACGAGATGGGCTTCGCCCGCAAGGCCGCGGACCGGATCGTGTTCATGTCCGAGGGGGCGATCGTCGAGGACAGCGACCCCGAGAGCTTCTTCACCGCACCGGAGTCCGAACGTGCACGGGACTTCCTGTCCAAGATCCTGGGGCACTGA
- the miaB gene encoding tRNA (N6-isopentenyl adenosine(37)-C2)-methylthiotransferase MiaB yields MSGAVTKSYSVRTFGCQMNVHDSERIAGLLEDAGYVAAQEDGDADLVVFNTCAIRENADNKLYGNLSNLAPVKSARPGMQIAVGGCLAQKDKDVVLSKAPWVDVVFGTHNIGSLPALLDRARHNERAEVEILESLETFPSALPARRDSAYSGWVSVSVGCNNTCTFCIVPSLRGKEVDRRPGDVLAEVQALVDQGVLEVTLLGQNVNAYGMSFADPDTPRNRGAFADLLRACGTIDGLERVRFTSPHPAEFTDDVIAAMAETPNVCPQLHMPLQSGSDRVLKAMRRSYRTTKFLGILERVREVMPHAAITTDIIVGFPGETEEDFQGTLDVVERARFTSAFTFQYSARPGTPAASMDDQVPPDVVKDRYQRLIALQERICLEANEELVGSEVELLVAAGAGRKSAETGRMSGRSRDGRLVHFRAPESSGVRPGDIVTSTVTDAAPHHLIADAGIATHRRTRAGDAHEAGTTPTTAPVGVGLGMPSIGSRPTVAAASGCGTEGCS; encoded by the coding sequence GTGAGTGGTGCAGTGACCAAGTCGTATTCGGTTCGAACGTTCGGATGTCAGATGAACGTCCACGACTCCGAACGCATCGCCGGACTCCTCGAAGATGCGGGTTACGTGGCGGCCCAGGAGGACGGCGACGCCGACCTCGTGGTCTTCAACACCTGCGCGATTCGCGAGAACGCCGACAACAAGCTGTACGGCAATCTGTCGAACCTGGCGCCGGTGAAGTCGGCGCGTCCGGGAATGCAGATCGCCGTGGGCGGATGTCTGGCGCAGAAGGACAAGGACGTCGTGCTCAGCAAGGCGCCGTGGGTCGACGTGGTGTTCGGTACGCACAACATCGGATCACTACCCGCACTGCTCGATCGTGCCAGGCACAACGAGCGCGCCGAAGTGGAGATCCTGGAGTCCCTGGAGACGTTCCCGTCGGCGCTTCCGGCGCGCCGCGACTCGGCGTACTCGGGCTGGGTGTCGGTCTCGGTCGGCTGCAACAACACGTGCACGTTCTGCATCGTGCCGTCCCTGCGCGGCAAAGAGGTCGATCGCCGACCCGGCGATGTGCTCGCCGAAGTGCAGGCGCTCGTCGACCAAGGCGTTCTCGAGGTGACGCTCCTCGGCCAGAACGTCAACGCCTACGGCATGTCGTTCGCCGACCCGGACACCCCGCGCAACCGCGGAGCCTTCGCCGATCTGCTGCGCGCTTGCGGGACGATCGACGGTCTCGAACGCGTGCGATTCACGTCGCCGCATCCGGCGGAGTTCACCGACGACGTGATCGCCGCGATGGCAGAGACGCCCAATGTCTGCCCGCAGCTGCACATGCCACTCCAGTCCGGCTCGGATCGGGTGCTGAAGGCGATGCGCCGGAGCTACCGCACGACCAAGTTTCTCGGAATTCTCGAGCGGGTACGCGAGGTGATGCCGCACGCGGCGATCACCACCGACATCATCGTCGGGTTCCCCGGCGAGACGGAGGAGGACTTCCAGGGGACCCTCGATGTCGTCGAACGGGCCCGCTTCACCAGTGCGTTCACCTTTCAGTACTCGGCACGGCCCGGCACTCCGGCCGCATCGATGGACGATCAGGTTCCGCCGGACGTCGTGAAAGACCGTTATCAGCGACTGATCGCGCTCCAGGAGCGCATCTGCCTCGAAGCCAACGAAGAACTGGTGGGCAGCGAGGTGGAACTCCTCGTCGCGGCGGGCGCCGGCCGCAAGAGCGCGGAGACCGGCCGGATGAGCGGACGCTCGCGCGACGGCAGGCTCGTGCACTTCCGTGCACCGGAATCCTCGGGTGTGCGGCCCGGAGACATCGTGACCAGCACGGTCACCGATGCGGCACCGCACCACCTCATCGCGGATGCGGGAATCGCCACCCACCGCCGGACCCGTGCGGGCGACGCGCATGAGGCAGGCACCACCCCGACGACCGCTCCTGTGGGGGTCGGGCTCGGAATGCCGTCGATCGGTTCTCGCCCGACGGTCGCAGCAGCCTCCGGCTGCGGAACAGAAGGATGCTCGTGA